Proteins from a single region of Drosophila biarmipes strain raj3 chromosome 3R, RU_DBia_V1.1, whole genome shotgun sequence:
- the LOC108031174 gene encoding leukocyte receptor cluster member 1 homolog, with protein MNILPKKRWHVRTKENMARVRRDQAAAAAEEKVRQDKLQFAESEARINFLRRQSGLPEKVSCPEETEEKPESSTEPSRGVDLFADYKSAVKTTNKDLEKEQKEEQEKYEKKIGYLTYLGQDTNEALKVRSWYEVAPKRPEVGDPAATEAFLKQKLAHDPLTLINALLPPEKKDPKKATKRRRERTPTPPPETPSPHKSKKSKKDKKHSKHKKHKGHKSKKDSKEALLEAERHKREKLERLRKERLRRETAERQRSEALFAPKEPAVPASAASTPAPTPRIVQKYNSQFNPEIAKQNML; from the exons atgaatattttaccaaaaaaacg CTGGCATGTGCGCACCAAGGAGAACATGGCCCGCGTGCGCCGCGATcaagcggcggcggcagcggagGAGAAGGTCCGCCAGGACAAACTGCAGTTCGCT GAGAGCGAGGCACGAATTAACTTCCTGCGCCGCCAGTCGGGCTTGCCGGAAAAGGTTTCCTGTCCCGAGGAAACCGAGGAAAAGCCGGAATCCAGCACCGAACCAAGCAGAGGTGTGGATCTCTTTGCCGACTACAAGAGTGCCGTGAAGACCACCAACAAGGACCTCGAGAAGGAGCAGAAGGAAGAGCAGGAGAAGTACGAGAAAAAGATTGGCTACCTCACCTATTTGGGCCAGGACACCAATGAAGCCCTGAAAGTGCGCAGCTGGTACGAGGTGGCACCCAAGAGGCCAGAAGTGGGAGATCCCGCCGCTACAGAGGCTTTCCTGAAACAAAAGCTAGCCCACGACCCACTGACCCTCATCAATGCCCTGCTGCCGCCGGAGAAGAAGGACCCCAAAAAGGCTACCAAGAGGAGACGTGAAAGGACACCCACCCCTCCGCCAGAAACACCAAGCCCCCACAAGTCCAAGAAAAGCAAGAAGGATAAGAAGCATAGCAAGCACAAGAAACACAAGGGGCACAAGAGCAAAAAGGATTCCAAGGAAGCCCTTCTGGAAGCCGAACGCCATAAGCGAGAAAAGCTCGAAAGGCTGCGGAAGGAACGCCTGCGACGGGAAACAGCAGAGCGCCAGCGTTCCGAGGCTCTTTTTGCGCCCAAGGAACCAGCTGTGCCCGCCAGTGCAGCATCCACGCCAGCTCCCACGCCTAGGATTGTGCAAAAGTACAACAGCCAGTTTAATCCGGAGATAGCAAAGCAAAATATGCTTTAG
- the LOC108031712 gene encoding protein slender lobes: protein MDDNTENDDGKRVTRARTRRLSVLDTDSRPSTPQLVDATAAGTASPRATRRTRLNSSTVDVRTPTRTRRASLARNETPEPITPSSVKRTARTPAKAIRSVRQQLTLTEEPEEIEAKSEMPSPSKSPVPKRKASASPSPVAGRTGTPTLLSGEKRVTRSMSQTPPMTSDTPRKHNSSPQAVEPAKAKINTRNTPKVAVRLEKLQMDKTSAKKAEVSKQLILPEKLKEKESEPEISSPRDKQSFLKTFNTLASSKAFKSEQSADSAYMKGSATETSKKAETPQKVIAVETPKVVKKDSAAETAKKVETPQKDKTAETPKIVQKTESISATPKNVKKIETPQKTLSAEAPKSVKKTPQKMETIEDPTVVQKIESVAAAPKNAKKIETPQKIAASEAPKSVKKTPQKIETIEAPKTIQKSESVAAAPKNDKKIETPQKIAASETPKIVKKTPQKMETIESRKVVQKTESVAAAPKNAKKIETPQKIAASETPKLEKKTPQKIEAMDAPQIVKKIETPQKISSVESPKIAMKIETPQKMSSVEAPKIVKKIETPQKVEAPKVEEKAETIEKRSQTPQNVVSIELTDSSPEKDESMEDQEFLDAEESHVEVEPQDVEQIPEKESEEVINLEKDEPAFSPQAEEEVQASEEDPQDEPMDVLEKSEIDVTEVVYLPNLTPGIKSRVVNSPPVEQKKSVGFNNDGDDLEVEKTRFPKTPGREKVPVYRTLTPKPETPLKLALQKGRNSSTPIVKAPERTLSISQAELQTAPPQIDAIKSFDELESENAKDEVQPADKSPQKQVNKILARLESSDGVEDAEDEEENEEDEPLPEFVDLEAEDAGDDYVSGDSMDSSMRREIEENEIPHDGESVGSKDTEESTPEESEGDDSFIVSDNEEDLGELCYSSDEEEIEEPERNSGKRRRIMVQSSSDEEELEDKGKDLNQSKLEKPKNQSNCSSNASKLSEAAQLMNASEEKSSISEAELERSRQVALSELNKSERFNKTETRLDVSVMEVDSSDHEEEEKSQKSKAKANRSVYEVMDSDDVEDIEKAAKEEKSIEERESHENEESNEKVESVEHEESDADEPSPSARKSTSFQAAKSSKSADEEALLAELASGNLSHLATMFNPLQKSRRQSLIVTSSELAAKEPKLRRRSDRANAPSDFCPSQSFVEVLAEKKRQKNKRKRLSKSLSGAPEDLEEMEIQHERKRLKSSRAESIESVEGDHENEETTVAEEDASQGEISSEVSKKDAASPTAIEESPEKVEAIPESPSKEPTTSQHQNPPEEVPKTLETTEPAEKLPAEKEKNAEFYLAYCHNLLEAANEAKLKEKKEQRATGSKQKKPKRLAAQAASKSLVTTTSSATAEKPKVKPAAQPPPVKKDIKRLQAARQAVNHAVNLLAPPKATDAEPRTLSRKLSPQPPTVATNKVGKHKKQAKKPKPQETTPPKSSDEENHGHRVNRIRTTAGYVTVVDEPPVQKVPKIELIKTSSGLVRVEPVTPKQKYFRALPPTPKWHGFREEPGPSEMSRKRSKHPAARGDYNPAKQSALRFKEQIFSRK, encoded by the exons ATGGACGATAATACGGAGAACGACGATGGCAAGCGCG TGACGCGGGCCCGCACTCGCCGCCTGTCCGTCCTGGACACGGACAGCCGTCCGAGTACTCCGCAATTGGTGGATGCGACCGCCGCCG GAACCGCCTCGCCACGTGCCACACGCCGCACTCGCCTCAACTCGTCCACTGTGGATGTGCGCACTCCGACCAGGACCAGACGCGCCTCCTTGGCCCGCAATGAGACTCCCGAGCCGATCACACCCTCTTCCGTGAAGCGCACAGCCCGCACGCCGGCCAAGGCCATCAGATCCGTGCGCCAACAGCTCACGCTCACCGAGGAGCCTGAGGAGATCGAGGCCAAGTCGGAAATGCCCAGTCCCAGCAAAAGTCCAGTGCCCAAGCGGAAGGCCAGTGCCTCGCCAAGTCCCGTGGCTGGGCGCACGGGCACTCCCACACTGCTCAGTGGCGAAAAGCGGGTGACCCGCTCCATGTCCCAAACGCCGCCAATGACCAGCGATACGCCTCGCAAGCACAATTCGTCTCCACAAGCAGTGGAGCCAGCCAAGGCTAAGATCAATACCAGAAACACACCCAAAGTGGCCGTCAGGTTGGAGAAACTACAGATGGACAAAACATCCGCGAAGAAGGCGGAGGTGTCCAAGCAATTGATACTTCCGGAGAAACTCAAGGAGAAGGAATCGGAACCAGAAATAAGTTCTCCCAGGGATAAACAGTCGTTCTTAAAGACATTTAACACACTTGCATCAAGCAAGGCTTTTAAGTCTGAACAAAGCGCAGATTCTGCGTATATGAAAGGCTCGGCTACCGAAACATCAAAGAAAGCCGAAACCCCACAAAAAGTTATCGCAGTGGAGACTCCCAAAGTTGTCAAGAAAGATTCCGCTGCCGAGACGGCCAAGAAAGTCGAAACTCCCCAGAAAGATAAAACTGCCGAGACCCCTAAAATTGTACAGAAAACCGAATCTATTTCGGCAACCCCCAAAAATGTGAAGAAAATCGAAACTCCGCAAAAGACTTTGTCTGCGGAGGCTCCTAAAAGTGTAAAGAAAACTCCACAAAAGATGGAAACTATTGAGGATCCTACAGTTGTACAGAAAATAGAATCTGTGGCGGCAGCCCCTAAAAATGCCAAGAAAATCGAAACTCCTCAAAAGATTGCCGCTTCGGAGGCTCCTAAAAGTGTAAAGAAAACTCCGCAAAAGATTGAAACTATTGAGGCTCCTAAAACTATACAGAAATCGGAATCTGTTGCGGCAGCCCCTAAAAATGACAAGAAAATCGAAACTCCTCAAAAGATTGCCGCTTCGGAGACTCCTAAAATTGTAAAGAAAACTCCACAAAAGATGGAAACTATTGAGTCTCGTAAAGTTGTACAGAAAACAGAATCTGTGGCGGCAGCCCCTAAAAATGCCAAGAAAATCGAAACTCCTCAAAAGATTGCCGCTTCGGAGACTCCAAAACTTGAAAAGAAAACTCCGCAAAAGATTGAAGCCATGGATGCTCCTCAAATTGTAAAGAAAATTGAAACTCCACAAAAAATATCATCAGTGGAGTCTCCTAAAATTGCAATGAAAATCGAAACACCTCAAAAGATGTCCTCAGTGGAGGCCCCTAAAATTGTTAAGAAAATCGAAACTCCTCAAAAAGTAGAGGCACCCAAAGTTGAAGAGAAAGCCGAAACCATTGAAAAGAGAAGTCAAACTCCGCAGAATGTTGTTTCTATTGAACTAACAGATTCCAGCCCAGAAAAAGATGAGTCCATGGAGGATCAAGAGTTTTTGGATGCAGAAGAATCGCATGTTGAGGTTGAGCCCCAAGACGTCGAGCAAATACCGGAGAAAGAGTCGGAGGAGGTAATCAATCTCGAGAAAGATGAGCCCGCGTTTTCTCCCCAGGCTGAAGAGGAGGTACAAGCCAGCGAGGAGGATCCCCAAGACGAGCCCATGGATGTACTAGAGAAAAGCGAAATCGACGTAACCGAGGTTGTTTATCTGCCGAACCTCACTCCCGGCATCAAATCGCGTGTTGTGAACTCCCCTCCAGTCGAGCAGAAAAAGTCGGTGGGCTTTAACAACGACGGTGATGACTTGGAGGTCGAAAAAACACGTTTTCCAAAGACTCCCGGTCGCGAGAAGGTGCCCGTCTACCGCACTTTGACTCCGAAGCCAGAGACACCATTAAAACTAGCCCTTCAAAAAGGTCGAAATAGTTCGACGCCCATAGTAAAGGCTCCAGAGCGAACGCTGTCCATCAGCCAGGCGGAACTGCAGACAGCTCCTCCCCAAATTGATGCCATCAAGTCATTCGATGAGCTGGAATCGGAGAATGCCAAGGATGAGGTGCAGCCGGCTGATAAGTCACCACAAAAGCAGGTGAACAAAATCCTTGCTCGCCTAGAAAGTTCCGACGGAGTGGAGGATGcagaggacgaggaggagaaCGAAGAAGATGAACCCCTTCCCGAGTTCGTGGACCTGGAAGCTGAGGACGCTGGGGATGACTACGTGTCCGGGGACTCGATGGACAGTTCGATGCGGCGCGAGATAGAGGAGAATGAAATTCCACACGATGGTGAGTCCGTTGGCAGTAAGGACACCGAGGAGTCCACTCCAGAGGAATCCGAAGGCGATGATTCCTTTATAGTCTCCGACAATGAAGAGGATTTAGGCGAACTTTGCTACTCCTCGGACGAGGAAGAAATCGAAGAACCCGAGAGGAACAGCGGCAAGCGTCGCCGCATAATGGTGCAAAGCTCCAGTGATGAAGAGGAGCTCGAAGACAAAGGAAAGGATCTAAACCAGAGCAAATTGGAGAAGCCTAAGAACCAGAGCAACTGTTCCTCCAACGCCAGCAAACTAAGCGAGGCTGCCCAACTGATGAACGCCAGCGAGGAAAAGTCTTCGATCTCGGAAGCCGAGCTGGAGAGATCCCGCCAGGTCGCTCTCAGCGAATTGAACAAGTCCGAGAGATTCAACAAGACGGAAACGCGCCTGGACGTCAGCGTCATGGAGGTGGACTCCTCGGATCACGAGGAAGAGGAGAAGTCACAAAAGTCCAAAGCCAAGGCCAACAGAAGTGTGTACGAGGTCATGGACTCTGACGATGTAGAGGACATCGAGAAAGCTGCTAAGGAAGAGAAATCCATAGAGGAAAGGGAATCGCATGAGAACGAAGAATCCAATGAGAAAGTGGAGTCGGTTGAGCACGAAGAATCCGATGCAGATGAGCCATCTCCTTCTGCTAGAAAATCCACATCATTTCAGGCCGCGAAATCCTCCAAATCGGCAGATGAAGAAGCTCTGCTCGCCGAATTGGCCTCTGGTAATCTGAGCCACTTGGCAACAATGTTCAATCCGCTTCAGAAGTCCCGTCGACAGTCCCTGATTGTGACTAGTTCCGAGCTGGCAGCCAAGGAACCTAAGTTGAGACGCCGCAGTGATCGTGCCAATGCTCCCAGTGACTTCTGTCCCTCGCAATCCTTTGTTGAGGTGTTGGCCGAAAAAAAACGTCAGAAGAACAAGCGCAAGCGGCTCTCCAAGAGCTTGTCGGGCGCTCCCGAGGATCTGGAAGAAATGGAGATCCAGCACGAGCGCAAGCGCTTAAAGAGTTCGCGAGCTGAGTCCATAGAGTCGGTGGAGGGAGACCACGAAAATGAGGAGACGACTGTCGCAGAGGAGGATGCTAGCCAGGGGGAAATCTCGTCCGAAGTTTCTAAAAAGGACGCTGCATCGCCTACTGCTATAGAGGAGTCCCCTGAAAAAGTAGAAGCCATTCCAGAATCGCCCTCGAAGGAGCCCACAACTTCTCAACACCAGAATCCACCCGAGGAGGTTCCAAAAACTCTTGAAACTACTGAGCCTGCGGAGAAGTTGCCGGCCGAAAAGGAAAAGAACGCTGAGTTTTACTTGGCCTACTGTCACAACCTCTTGGAGGCAGCCAACGAGGCCAAATTGAAGGAGAAGAAAGAG CAACGAGCCACGGGATCGAAGCAAAAAAAACCCAAGCGCCTGGCTGCGCAAGCGGCTTCAAAATCCTTGGTCACCACCACCAGCTCCGCCACCGCAGAAAAACCGAAGGTCAAGCCGGCCGCGCAGCCACCTCCGGTCAAGAAGGACATTAAGCGTCTGCAGGCAGCACGCCAGGCTGTGAATCATGCTGTGAATCTTCTCGCGCCGCCAAAAGCCACGGATGCAGAG CC